A single genomic interval of Spinacia oleracea cultivar Varoflay chromosome 6, BTI_SOV_V1, whole genome shotgun sequence harbors:
- the LOC130462757 gene encoding leucine-rich repeat extensin-like protein 3, giving the protein MATQIPYFLCFISVIFLCFYTPTTTSTTVSKEQIACTMCETCENPCQPPVVITPPPPPPALPECPPPPAPTTPLPTYSPPPSGIPVPALNYYSPPPPMRDGGGSGGGGGSGYGPYGVPSPPNPIVPYFPYYYYGPPPPKDRSSSTSLKTMEHFFVTCFFILLPLFLR; this is encoded by the coding sequence ATGGCAACCCAAATCCCATATTTTCTCTGCTTCATCTCTGTTATTTTCCTCTGTTTCTACACACCAACAACCACTTCCACAACCGTGTCCAAAGAGCAAATTGCATGCACAATGTGTGAAACTTGCGAAAACCCTTGTCAACCACCAGTTGTAAtaacaccaccacctccaccgcCAGCCCTACCCGAATGCCCTCCGCCACCCGCTCCAACTACCCCACTTCCAACTTATAGCCCACCGCCTTCTGGTATCCCCGTGCCCGCTTTAAACTATTACTCTCCTCCACCTCCCATGCGCGATGGCGGTGGgagtggaggtggtggtggtagtGGTTATGGACCTTATGGCGTACCCTCGCCCCCAAATCCAATAGTTCCTTATTTTCCTTATTACTATTATGGTCCACCCCCTCCAAAAGATCGTTCTAGTTCCACCTCTTTGAAAACAATGGAACATTTCTTTGTTACTTGTTTCTTCATTCTCCTTCCTTTATTCTTGAGATAA
- the LOC110794442 gene encoding LOW QUALITY PROTEIN: uncharacterized protein (The sequence of the model RefSeq protein was modified relative to this genomic sequence to represent the inferred CDS: deleted 1 base in 1 codon), with the protein MLQSRLRAAIISKTRLGTNWGFITKRLFCEENSAATQGVAETQGYAPLPTGLPADPALHSSDPPQGEESDEELKATLADVSPRTTADKPDPLLQPKAPVSSSPNIGHTGVGGLPEPNTQQRRQLSNRPDQSDGVEAQKAQKRAQEEDNKEYFKHHKASPLSEIEFADTRKPVTQATDSPTSYYGKDSDLILWKPEQLDTAEDSLLRAVEIWQWNKMRGDPDSPHGRILRELRGEYW; encoded by the exons ATGTTGCAATCAAGATTAAGAGCAGCAATAATTAGCAAGACTAGATTAGGGACAAATTGGGGATTTATTACAAAAAGATTATTTTGCGAAGAAAATAGTGCAGCAACTCAAGGAGTTGCTGAAACTCAAGGCTATGCTCCTCTTCCAACTGGTCTTCCTGCTGATCCTGCCCTTCATTCTAGTGATCCTCCTCAG GGGGAAGAATCAGACGAAGAGTTAAAAGCAACATTGGCGGACGTTTCGCCCCGAACAACAGCCGATAAACCGGATCCACTACTCCAACCAAAGGCACCCGTTTCTTCCTCACCAAATATAGGACATACAGGGGTGGGCGGACTACCAGAGCCAAACACTCAACAAAGGCGTCAATTGTCAAACCGTCCGGATCAATCAGATGGGGTGGAAGCCCAAAAGGCACAGAAAAGAGCACAAGAGGAGGACAACAAAGAGTACTTCAAACACCACAAGGCATCTCCTTTATCAGAGATAGAGTTTGCGGATACGAGAAAGCCCGTAACGCAGGCCACGGATAGTCCTACGTCGTATTATGGAAAAGATTCGGACTTGATCCTGTGGAAGCCGGAGCAGCTTGATACGGCCGAGGATTCTTTGCTACGAGCTGTAGAGATATGGCAGTGGAATAAGATGAGGGGTGATCCTGATTCTCCACATGGTAGAATC CTTAGGGAACTTCGCGGTGAATATTGGTGA